Below is a window of Candidatus Effluviviaceae Genus I sp. DNA.
GGTGTCGCCCTTCACTCCCGGCTCGGTGTGCTTGATCCTGAGGTCGACGAACGTGGGGAGTTCCACGAGGACGGGCTCGCTTCCGTCGAGCAGCATCTCAACGTCCATGCCGTCTTTCAGGAAGGGAGCGTTCTCGGCCCCCACGACGTCGATCGAGAGTGAATGCTGCTCAAAGGTGCCGTGGTTCATGAAGTGGTAGAAGCCGTCGTGGTAGAGGAACTGGGCCTTCGCCCTCTCCACGCGGACGTCCTCCACCTTCTCCCCGGCTCGCCACGTGACGTCCAGAACCCGTCCGGTCCTGATCTCCTTGAGCTTGCTTCGGACGAACGCCCCGCCCTTGCCGGGCTTGACGTGGAGGAACTCGACGATCACGAACAGCTTCCCGTCGCGCCGGAGCACCATGCCGTTGTGGAAGTCGTTGCTTGTTGCCATGCCTCTCCCGCCGCAGAGCGGCCATCACCGACGGCCGGACCGTAAGACACCTAGGCTACAACCTGCCCGAGCGGGCCGTCAACCTCCATGTTCCGCGCGCAGCAGACCCACGCGCGGGCGACGGCTCATCTCGGCGCGGCCAGGCTACGCCTGTACTCCTCCAGTCTCGTCCGCGCAGCGGCGTCCTCGGGTC
It encodes the following:
- the efp gene encoding elongation factor P yields the protein MATSNDFHNGMVLRRDGKLFVIVEFLHVKPGKGGAFVRSKLKEIRTGRVLDVTWRAGEKVEDVRVERAKAQFLYHDGFYHFMNHGTFEQHSLSIDVVGAENAPFLKDGMDVEMLLDGSEPVLVELPTFVDLRIKHTEPGVKGDTVSGSTKPATLETGAVIQVPLFVQEGDTVRVDTRTGAYVSRV